The stretch of DNA GATTGGGCGTCTGGGTTGGTGCAGAACAACACGGCACATGTGATATTTTTGACAGCAGACGTTGGGTCGCTCCAGCTCTTGAATGATGCCTTGCCCAACCAGGTGTTCAAGGACATTTCACTTTCCGATGCCTCCATGTCCAGCTCAAGACAGTATGTCTGTGATGTACTTAAGGTCAAAGATACTAGCACTTTGGACGAATGCCTTGAGCCTTTGGGAGGTAGAATGTTGGACTTGCAGTCGTTTATCAGACGTATCAAGTCAGGAGAAAGCCCACAACAGGCAATCAACGAGATGATTTCCCAGGCTGCTGAGTTGATAAACACATTTTTCTTGAACAGTCATCACAAATTTGGTGCTGGTGATAGCAACTGGGATCCATCGCAGGTGTGGCTCATTATGAAGTTGTTGTCTGAATGTGACACCATTAATTATAGTGAGTTGGTGAAACTGCCATTGTTCAAAGTATCGAAGGAAACGTTAGAGATTTTGACGACATTAGAAAAGTACGATTTGATATCTTTGAAGCGTGATAAGGGGGTGTTGGATAAGATATCTACGGGTAGACCATTGTTCAAGGCAGCGTTTGCCAATATCATTAGTGATTTGCGAATTTGGAAGTTGTATGAGACTGAGTATATTGGACGGTTGATATCGCTTGAGGCAGCCAAGATTCAGAAATTGGAAGAGGAATTGGAGAAGATCTACAAGATTGGTAAAGTAGATGGCAGAATCGATTATGTATCACAGAAAATTGAAGCGTCTAATAAAAAgattttggatttggaaAAGCAAGCTGCTGATGTTGCAAGCTATACGGGTAAACCAGATGGCAAATCATTTTTAGGTAtcaagttttgaaaaaagaaaacaacagTGGATgtgatatatatataatctTGTACATACAATTATTAATCTAGTAAACGATTATCTAAAATTTCATAGACCATTCTTCTACGAATTATTTTCATATCATTTTGACTATACGATAAAGGTTTATTGGCAGAAATGTATCTAGCAGCAGTACAAGTGAAAACACCACAATCTGAGCCATTTTTCTGTTGTGGAGCTTCCATATGAGgaatcaatttatattcatttCCCATCACACCCAATCTTTTAGCTTCTTCTGTCATATAATGTGCCAAAGTTTGTACAGCTTGTGGATTTCCTGAATTATGTGTCCCACCCAAAGAATCGTAATAAGTGATAGTTTTCTTTATATTGTCGATAACAGCTAATGCCCAATGCATATTCCCTATATTTATTGGggttaaaattttttccatGGTGAAAacattgatttttttcCGTTTAGCCCATCTTGCAACTCCTTGATATCCTCGTTGGACTAACGTAGTATAAAAATGAGTAGTCCAACCAAATACATTAGGATTCGCTTTCatgattaaattgaaataataatcaatgatattatcatttaacCAATTGGAATCTTTTAAAGTATGTAAATCATGAGTATATATTTCAATCAgataattttcaatgattAATTGACGAGAATTGGTTGaccaaatttttaaaacttgatttaattgttcTGAAGGtaatgttttaattttactttgagaatcaattctttctttagtgattaattgttgtaatgTTTCATGACTTttatgataaattgatgaaattttatcaatataaaaattcGATATTACATTGTCGATAACGGAAtatgaatttattgataatggtTTTGTCGGCacataataatttaatattgattcttgatatttatttgtAATAGGTTCAATATCCAATAATGTTGGTTGATgatcaaaattttcttctggtgttgatgttgttgtttccgCTTGTGTTACTGGCCATTGCTGATATCGCAGTGATGAGTATTTGATaggttttgaaattgtcaaATCCGTGCCATATTGAGTTGTTACAGTTTTCCTGTTTTTAAGTCTATCTTTTGCTAATTGTCTTAATAAGTCAGTTGTTGAATCGTTATTGGCAATATTAAATGGAGTTTCTTCTGTGTCATCTATTAATATACTATTATCTTGAATTCGAGTAGTTTTGTTAATTAAATGGAAATCATTTGTTGGTTTATAATTAACAGCAATTATCTCTATATCTGAACTTGCTTCTGaagataaattgatatattcatcatcttcttctttgttttccTCCAGTTGAAGATGTCTATTGGATGGttcaattcttctaaaTAAAGTCGATAAAATGTAGACCTTCAAGTATTTCAAGATATTATAAAATAGtcgaaaaat from Candida albicans SC5314 chromosome R, complete sequence encodes:
- the ULP2 gene encoding SUMO protease (SUMO deconjugation enzyme; removes the small ubiquitin-like modifier (SUMO) from proteins; Spider biofilm induced); protein product: MIQSTNNPLISTQRIEINDEYEPENNSECSHKPTDSNIFRLFYNILKYLKVYILSTLFRRIEPSNRHLQSEENKEEDDEYINLSSEASSDIEIIAVNYKPTNDFHLINKTTRIQDNSILIDDTEETPFNIANNDSTTDLLRQLAKDRLKNRKTVTTQYGTDLTISKPIKYSSSRYQQWPVTQAETTTSTPEENFDHQPTLLDIEPITNKYQESILNYYVPTKPLSINSYSVIDNVISNFYIDKISSIYHKSHETLQQLITKERIDSQSKIKTLPSEQLNQVLKIWSTNSRQLIIENYSIEIYTHDLHTLKDSNWLNDNIIDYYFNLIMKANPNVFGWTTHFYTTLVQRGYQGVARWAKRKKINVFTMEKILTPINIGNMHWALAVIDNIKKTITYYDSLGGTHNSGNPQAVQTLAHYMTEEAKRLGVMGNEYKLIPHMEAPQQKNGSDCGVFTCTAARYISANKPLSYSQNDMKIIRRRMVYEILDNRLLD